The genomic window CAAACCATGCCCGCCGCCCTGCCCGCCCTCGGCTTTCCCGCCGCTGGCCAGGCGGTGCGGCTGGCCAGCCAGAGCGGCCCGCAACCCCGCACCATCGTGCGGGTGATGGATTCGATGGGCGTGCTGCACACGCGGGAATTCGCCGTTCTCCTGTTTCTCGACCAGCCGGGAAAGCCGGGCGATTCCGGCGCGCTGACGCAGATGCCAACGGGCGAGGCGGTGGGAATTTACAAGGGCGCGATGACCTCGCCGCAAACCGGATCAAGCGTGGGGCTCGCCCAGAATTTCGAACAGGCGGCCTATGCCCTCGACATCACCCCCTACCTTTGAGGAAAACGCCATGACGGAAGCTTCCGAGAACGAGTGGTATTTGTCGATTTTCGTGCCCGGCGGCGGAGAGGCGGACGAAGCGCCGCCGCCCGACGAGGCGGTGGAGAAGCACGCGCTCAAGGATTACCTCCCCGCCTTCGGCCGAGTGGAGAAGGTGCCTGCCAAAAGCGTCGAGGCCCAATGGCAGGAAACCCTCGATACGCTGATGAAGCTGACCACCGTCAGCGGGCAATCCGAGGGGTGGATCATCAAGGAAATCGAGGCGGGCCTGACGCTCAGCGCCAAGGGCGAGCTGCTGTTCATCGCCGAGGCCGGCGCGGAGGCCAGCATCAAGTTCATCCTCAAGCGCAAGGGCAGCTAAACGCCCGCAAGGCCGGTGACGATTTCCAGACCGCCGGCCATGGTGCGGTGGACGGGGCACTTGTGGGCGATTTCGAGAAGGCGGGCTTGCTGCGCCTCATCGAGCGGGCCGTAAAAGGC from Pedomonas mirosovicensis includes these protein-coding regions:
- a CDS encoding Pepco domain-containing protein; protein product: MTEASENEWYLSIFVPGGGEADEAPPPDEAVEKHALKDYLPAFGRVEKVPAKSVEAQWQETLDTLMKLTTVSGQSEGWIIKEIEAGLTLSAKGELLFIAEAGAEASIKFILKRKGS